In one Candidatus Binatia bacterium genomic region, the following are encoded:
- a CDS encoding Spy/CpxP family protein refolding chaperone — protein sequence MCRPAVHAARAHCGSRWGASQPWSDFSHHHYPGFGHSPGLGVRRPLRFLAWKLQLDDAQMKQVAAILDQLKIERAQAEVDDRRAVSLLAEASEGDAFDRAKADEAAALRTKSADRVQRKVVESIERLHALLQPEQRARLAYLLRTGTLVM from the coding sequence ATGTGCCGTCCCGCCGTTCATGCGGCGCGCGCCCACTGCGGTTCCCGCTGGGGCGCCAGCCAACCCTGGTCCGACTTCTCCCACCACCACTACCCCGGCTTCGGACATTCGCCCGGCCTCGGCGTCCGCCGTCCGCTGCGCTTCCTCGCGTGGAAGCTACAGCTGGACGACGCGCAGATGAAGCAGGTCGCGGCGATTCTCGATCAGCTGAAGATCGAGCGCGCCCAGGCCGAAGTGGACGACCGCCGGGCGGTCAGCCTGCTGGCCGAAGCCTCCGAGGGCGATGCGTTCGATCGCGCCAAGGCGGACGAAGCCGCGGCGCTCCGAACGAAGAGCGCCGATCGCGTCCAGCGGAAGGTCGTGGAATCGATCGAGCGTCTGCACGCCCTGCTGCAACCCGAGCAGCGGGCGCGGCTCGCCTATCTTCTGCGAACGGGAACGCTGGTGATGTGA